A segment of the Chryseobacterium scophthalmum genome:
CTTTGGGATAAATTGAATGTCCACCCATGCTGTGCCGAGCTCCTGCAATCGAAATTTTAAGATCTTTTTCTTTGGCGTATTGTATAACCTGCTTTAATTGATTGACAATTTCGGCTTTATTGTTGGGAACAATAATTAAAGTATCAATTTCCGTAAGATTCAGCTGACTTGCATCATTGGTAAAACCTTTCGGAGTTTCAATTTTAATATCCTGCTCATTCCATTTTGTTTTAAGAACATGAATAACCGGAATCGCCAGAAATATAAGAACTGTTACAATTCCAATAATAAAAAGGTGCTTTTTTTTCATCTACTTTAGAATAATAGGAGCGAAAATAAGGAAAATTCTAAGCATACTTTCTAAACATTTCGAATCTTTAATTTCTGGATAAAGAAAGTCATTCGGTTAATTTTTTTCTAATTTCTACACTGTCAATTTTAAATGGAACGTCATTGTATTTCCAACCATCTTTAGGGACTTTTAAATCTATTAAATAGTTTTCAATAGGATAAAGCCAAAGGACTTGATTATTTTTTGGTTTAAGAGAATCAAAAATTATTAGAAATGAATCACCTTTTTTATAAGAATAACTTGTAATTGAGAAATAGTCTAAATCTTTAAAATGATATTTGTAATCTGTACCAGTTCCATTATTATTTTTTTGATGCCAATCTGTTGTGGCAATACCAATTGTGTATTTAGAGTTTTTCAACATCTGTTTAATCCACATTTTTTCATGTATAAACCCAAAAATGATGAACCCAATTACCAAAACAAGGAGTATTAAATAGTATTTTTCGGAGATAAATTTTATGACTTTATTTTTTATAATCATTTGATTTGTTTGATGATATTTAATATCTGATTTTTTTTTTACCCCACCGTCGGTGTATCCTCTTCCTTCAAGATTTTTTTCTCTTTCATAGCAACCATCATTCTTTCGCGTTTGTATTCTGTCCAGTCGAATTGATTGAGGAAATCGAGAGCGGCAACAAATCCGGCATTGAAAAGCTGTTCTTTTTCTTCTCTTTTCATAAAAAAATTAAGCCAGCTACTCGTTCCGCAATTCACTGTTTTTATGCTGTACAAATTGTAAAATGAATATTTGGTCAGGAAAGATTTGTCATTAAAACCTTTTAAAGTTTCGATGATACTTCCGGCGTAGGAGAGAGGTGTTTTAAGGATCTGTTCGCTCGTTTTTCCTTTCTCTTCATTGATTGCCGAGTCACTCGTTAATTGTACTCCAAAAAGTGGAAGTCGTGGATAGAAAATATCGGTCACATGAAAAAGATCAATTGGAAAATTAGAAATACTTCCGCCATCGATAAAAATTCCGACAGGATAAATATTTTCTTTTGAGGTGTTCATCCAGAATTTCCAGGCGTATTTTACAGAATCGTCGTCTTTGTTGATGAGCTTTTGCATCGGTTCAAAAAAGAAAGGAACAGACATCGAAGCACGCACAAATTCTGCAGGACTGATGTGTTTCAGCTCTTCTTCAGACCAATAAAGATTGGCCATGATGGGAAGCTGTACTTTTATTTTGGCGTTGATGTCGGTCGTGACAACCGTATATTCAGATTTCAACTGATAAAACGGATTGTTCTTATAATAATCATTGTTTTCAATGCCCTCAAAATAAATTCTGTATTGCGTTTCATCAATATGTTCCAGATGATTCATTTTTATTTCTTCAATTCCGTTTAAAGCATTGGTGTAAAATTCCATTCCGTTGCCGTAACGGTAATTGAGATTGAGCTCGTATTCCTTTTGAATAAATTTTTTATTGAGTTCTGCTACTGTTTTTATTCCGAAATCATTGAGTACATTTTTCATGGTGTCTTCAAAAACGTTTCCAGGATTCAGTCCGCTGTTGCTTTTCTGAAAATTCAGATAAAGCTTTTTTAAAATTAATAGTAAAATAATCAAAGGAACAATCGGAATCAGAAAATACAGCTTGGCTTCTCTTGTTGTTTCAGAAGGAAGTATAAACGGTAAACTGATCAACCCAACCGTCAGAATAATAGTAATAATTAAATTGATCTTAAAGAAATTTTTATTGTTGAGCATCGCATGAATGGTGCTTTTTACATAGCTTTTTCCATCCATAAAATCGGCAAAATTCCAGTTGAACAATATTTCTTTAATGGCTTCGCTTTTAGCTTCTTCTTTAGTTTTGCAGGCTGCTATCAACATCGTATTAATGGCTCCAGCGCTGGTTCCTGCAACTTTAAGAAAACGGATCCCGAAAATTTCAAGTCCGTATAAATAACCAACCAAAGCGCTTCCCCAAACTCCGCCTCCTTCCTGTACAAATTCTACATATTGGTTTCCTTCAGCATCCAGAAGATCAGAAAACTCTCTTTTTGAAATATTTTCATGCAGTGCTTTCAGCTTTTCTTTGGATCCCTGAGAAAGTATATTTTCTTCAAGAATTTTTTGGAGGGTTTCGGGTTTCATGGTTTGGTATTTTGTTTTTGGTGTTTTGTGTTTTGTGTTTTGTTGGAAATCACAAAGGCGCAAAGTTTTCTTTAGCTTTATGTTTTTTAAGACGCAAAATACTTCGATTTCTTTCAGTATCATAAAGTATTTTCAATCAATTTTTATCGTGATAAAATCCTTGCGCCTTAATAGTTTTAAGTTTTAAAAATTCCTCGCGCCTTTGCGTTTAGCCAATATTATTTTCTCTCGCAGATTAAGCTGATTTTGCAGATTAATAATTCGAAAATCTGCATTATTTGCTCAATCGGCGGGAAACTTTACCATTGCTTTCTTCTTGCATAAATAAACGTGCAGATCACAATGACTCCCATCACGCCTAAAGTATAAAAATATCCCTGTTTGGTATGCAATTCTGGCATATTATCGAAATTCATTCCATATAAACCGGCAATAAATGTGATCGGTAAAAAGTAAACCGAATAAATCGCCAAAACTTTCATCACCTGATTGGCTTTCTGATCAGACAGTGCCAAAAACATCGAAATTAAGTTGGTGATCTGAATGTTGAGGTGGTCAAAATCGGCAACCACATCTTTATGTTTATCTTTTAAATCGACCACTTCAGAATCTTGTAAATTCAGTAGCTTAAACTTATCGATAGCATCTGTAGAGATCGTCAAAACTCTTGAATTCAAACCTGATTTTCTTTTCAGTTTATACAGTCTTCGAATTTGATTGGTATGGTTGGTATTTTTAAGGAAAATTTCGTTCTCGATATTATCCATCGTTTCAAAAAGACTGATAGCTTCATCATCAAAACTTTTCATAATAATCAGAGCAATCATTAACGCAACTTTATCGGGAGAACAGTTTTCCTGACCTGCTGAAAGCTGTTTTTTTGTCTCAGAAATACTTTTGGTTTTCATTCTGTGAACAGTGATAATTGTGTTTTCCAGAAGAAAAATTCCGATTTTCGTACTGATGTCACTTATAGTGTTGAGGTTTTTTCTTTCCAGCTCGGTGCTTTCACGCAAAAGAAAAAACTTTACGTTTCCATCGGCTTCGTATTTGGGTAAGTGATTCGGATCTAAGGTGTCTTCCAAAAGAAGATTATTGATTTCGTAGCGTTCATGAAGGTATTTCATGTCTTCTGCAGTAGGCGCTTCCACGTCTATCCATTCGCATCCCGAATCTCTGTAAATTGTATCAATAGGCATAAAGTAAAAATACTATTAATTTGAAATATGATGTATAAAATAATTTTATCTTTACCAAAATTAGAAAAAACTATATGATTAAAAGTACAATAAAAGGGATCGGATTTCATGTTCCGGATCATGTGGTCACCAATGATGATTTAGCAAAACTAATGACCACCAATGATGAGTGGATTACCGAGCGTACCGGAATAAAAGAAAGAAGACACAGAATCAACCGAAATGATGCTCAGGAAACGACAGCTTATCTTGGTTTTAAGGCTTCTGAAAAAGCTTTAGAAAAAGCTGGTTTAACGGCAAAAGATATCGATTATATTGTTTTTGCTACCCTTTCTCCGGATTATTATTTTCCGGGATGTGGAGTTTTACTTCAGGATATGTTGGGGTGTGATACGATCGGAGCTTTGGATGTAAGGAACCAGTGTTCAGGATTTGTGTATGCAATGAGCGTTGCGAATGCTTTTATTAAATCGGGTACGTATAAAAATATTCTGGTTGTAGGCGCTGAAGTTCATTCTTTCGGACTTGATTTTTCTGATGAAGGAAGAGGAGTTTCTGTAATTTTCGGTGACGGTGCAGGAGCAATTGTACTTTCTGCAACCGAAGATGAAAATGCAGGAGATATTTTAGCAATGAACATGCATTCTGAAGGAAAATATGCCGATGAATTGTGTACCCAGTTTCCAGGTTCAAAATACGGTTGGAGCGATAGAATGAGAAAAGAACCTGAAAATGTAACGGATAAAGAAGTATATCCAATCATGAATGGGAATTTCGTTTTCAAACATGCCGTGACAAGATTTCCTGAAACCATGAAGGAAGCGTTAGACAAAGCAGGAAAAACCATTGAAGATCTGGATATGTTTATTCCGCATCAGGCAAATTTAAGAATTGCCCAGTTTGTACAGCAGAAATTTGGTTTGCCGGACGAAAAAATCCATAATAATATTCAGAAATACGGAAATACAACGGCAGCTTCTATTCCGATTGCTTTAAGTGAAGCGATTGAATTAGGAAAAATCAAAAGAGGAGATTTGGTTCTTCTTTCAGCTTTCGGGAGTGGTTTTACTTGGGGAAGTATTTTGTTTGAGTATTAATTTGTCAAAGATTTTCGTCGTCACTTCAAGTAAGTTTTTGAAAAAAACTGTATCGAGAATTTTTAATAATGAAAGCTGTTCTCGATACGCTTCGCTACTCGAACTGACGTAACTTAACAACTAGGTCAATAAATAAAAATCCCGCTGAAAAATATATTGTTCAGCGGGATTTTCTATGTTTTAAAACTAAAGATTAAAGGCTCTTCAATAATTTTTCTGTATCTGCAGTATCTTCACCAGCTGCTTTTCCAAGCTCTAAAGATTTTTGCGCCCATATTTTAGCATTTTTCTTATCACCAATTTTGTTGTAAAGATTTGCTAAAGTATCTGTATTTGCGTAATTTTCATTCTTATTTACAG
Coding sequences within it:
- a CDS encoding patatin-like phospholipase family protein, whose amino-acid sequence is MKPETLQKILEENILSQGSKEKLKALHENISKREFSDLLDAEGNQYVEFVQEGGGVWGSALVGYLYGLEIFGIRFLKVAGTSAGAINTMLIAACKTKEEAKSEAIKEILFNWNFADFMDGKSYVKSTIHAMLNNKNFFKINLIITIILTVGLISLPFILPSETTREAKLYFLIPIVPLIILLLILKKLYLNFQKSNSGLNPGNVFEDTMKNVLNDFGIKTVAELNKKFIQKEYELNLNYRYGNGMEFYTNALNGIEEIKMNHLEHIDETQYRIYFEGIENNDYYKNNPFYQLKSEYTVVTTDINAKIKVQLPIMANLYWSEEELKHISPAEFVRASMSVPFFFEPMQKLINKDDDSVKYAWKFWMNTSKENIYPVGIFIDGGSISNFPIDLFHVTDIFYPRLPLFGVQLTSDSAINEEKGKTSEQILKTPLSYAGSIIETLKGFNDKSFLTKYSFYNLYSIKTVNCGTSSWLNFFMKREEKEQLFNAGFVAALDFLNQFDWTEYKRERMMVAMKEKKILKEEDTPTVG
- a CDS encoding CorA family divalent cation transporter; the encoded protein is MPIDTIYRDSGCEWIDVEAPTAEDMKYLHERYEINNLLLEDTLDPNHLPKYEADGNVKFFLLRESTELERKNLNTISDISTKIGIFLLENTIITVHRMKTKSISETKKQLSAGQENCSPDKVALMIALIIMKSFDDEAISLFETMDNIENEIFLKNTNHTNQIRRLYKLKRKSGLNSRVLTISTDAIDKFKLLNLQDSEVVDLKDKHKDVVADFDHLNIQITNLISMFLALSDQKANQVMKVLAIYSVYFLPITFIAGLYGMNFDNMPELHTKQGYFYTLGVMGVIVICTFIYARRKQW
- a CDS encoding 3-oxoacyl-ACP synthase III family protein — translated: MIKSTIKGIGFHVPDHVVTNDDLAKLMTTNDEWITERTGIKERRHRINRNDAQETTAYLGFKASEKALEKAGLTAKDIDYIVFATLSPDYYFPGCGVLLQDMLGCDTIGALDVRNQCSGFVYAMSVANAFIKSGTYKNILVVGAEVHSFGLDFSDEGRGVSVIFGDGAGAIVLSATEDENAGDILAMNMHSEGKYADELCTQFPGSKYGWSDRMRKEPENVTDKEVYPIMNGNFVFKHAVTRFPETMKEALDKAGKTIEDLDMFIPHQANLRIAQFVQQKFGLPDEKIHNNIQKYGNTTAASIPIALSEAIELGKIKRGDLVLLSAFGSGFTWGSILFEY